One Gloeobacter morelensis MG652769 DNA window includes the following coding sequences:
- a CDS encoding acetyl-CoA carboxylase carboxyltransferase subunit alpha, translated as MTQSRSATPGPSLDFERELMELEARLDDIRRFAEENNVDVSAQLAEIEARAAELRRDLYANLPPKDILQLARNPKRPSTLDYIQLLCEDWVELHGDRLFGDDLALVGGLARLGDHPVVIMGHQKGRDTKDNIQRNFGMPQPEGYRKALRLMDHANHFQLPIIALIDTPGAHAGVDAEQRGQGEAIARNLQHMFSYEVPILCAVIGEGGSGGALAIGVGNRMLMFEYAVYSVISPDSCSVILWRDKKHIEQAANALKITARDLKQLGIVDEIIPEPPGGAHRDPQRAAANLKEALLRHLNELLAIDGPTRRTQRYEKFRAMARFQEI; from the coding sequence ATGACGCAATCTCGCAGTGCAACACCCGGACCTTCGCTGGATTTTGAGCGCGAGCTGATGGAACTGGAGGCGCGCCTCGACGACATCCGGCGCTTTGCCGAAGAAAACAACGTCGATGTCTCGGCGCAACTGGCTGAGATCGAAGCGCGGGCTGCAGAACTGCGCCGCGATCTGTACGCCAACCTGCCCCCCAAAGATATTTTGCAGCTGGCCCGCAATCCGAAGCGGCCCAGTACCCTCGACTACATCCAGCTGTTGTGCGAAGACTGGGTCGAATTGCACGGCGACCGGCTGTTTGGCGACGATCTGGCCCTGGTGGGGGGCCTGGCGCGCCTGGGGGATCACCCGGTGGTGATCATGGGCCATCAAAAAGGCCGCGACACCAAGGACAACATCCAGCGCAACTTCGGCATGCCCCAGCCGGAGGGTTACCGCAAAGCCCTGCGCCTGATGGACCATGCCAACCATTTTCAATTGCCGATCATTGCCCTCATCGACACCCCCGGCGCCCACGCCGGTGTCGATGCCGAACAGCGGGGCCAGGGGGAGGCGATTGCCCGCAATCTCCAGCACATGTTCAGCTACGAGGTACCTATCCTTTGCGCGGTGATCGGCGAGGGCGGCTCCGGCGGAGCGCTCGCCATCGGCGTCGGCAACCGCATGCTGATGTTCGAGTACGCCGTTTACTCGGTGATTTCTCCCGACAGCTGCTCGGTAATCCTCTGGCGCGACAAAAAGCACATCGAGCAGGCCGCCAATGCCCTGAAGATCACTGCCCGCGATCTCAAGCAACTGGGGATCGTCGATGAGATTATTCCCGAACCCCCGGGAGGCGCCCACCGCGACCCGCAGCGCGCCGCCGCCAATCTCAAAGAAGCGCTCCTGCGACACTTGAATGAACTACTGGCGATAGACGGCCCCACCCGCCGCACCCAGCGCTACGAGAAATTTCGGGCCATGGCCCGCTTCCAGGAAATCTAA
- a CDS encoding glycosyltransferase family 4 protein, which yields MKILALVWEFPPRIVGGIARHVAELYPEIVRLGHQVHLITVEFGQAPGYEIVDGISVHRVPVGTANDFFHWIVLMNEAMGARGAKLLMEDGPFDLVHAHDWLVQDAAVALKYNFKLPVVSTVHATEYGRYNGIWTDTQRYIHLKEFSLVYQSWRTIVCTNYMRGELGRAFGCPWDKMDVIPNGIKASKKERADFDRWAFRRRFAYDHEKIVYYVGRMAYEKGVQFLVEAMPKVLWEHPDAKFVIIGGGNTDHLRRRVGELGLSNKCYFTGFMPDDDLDRFQQVADCAVFPSLYEPFGIVALESFAAGVPVVVSDTGGLPEVVTHTKTGVVTYTGNADSLAWGILEVIRNPGYAQWLKDNARAAVWSRFGWESIARSTVAVYERVAHERQNTPW from the coding sequence ATGAAAATCCTTGCCCTGGTCTGGGAATTTCCGCCGCGCATCGTGGGCGGCATCGCCCGCCATGTCGCCGAACTGTACCCGGAGATCGTCCGCCTCGGCCACCAAGTGCATCTAATTACTGTCGAATTTGGCCAGGCGCCGGGCTATGAGATCGTCGACGGTATCTCGGTGCACCGGGTGCCGGTGGGAACGGCCAACGACTTCTTTCACTGGATTGTCCTGATGAACGAGGCTATGGGGGCGCGCGGCGCCAAGCTCCTCATGGAAGACGGTCCCTTCGACCTCGTCCATGCCCACGACTGGCTGGTGCAGGACGCGGCCGTCGCCCTCAAGTACAACTTCAAGCTGCCGGTGGTCTCCACCGTACACGCCACCGAGTACGGCCGGTACAACGGCATCTGGACCGACACCCAGCGCTATATTCACCTCAAGGAGTTTTCGCTGGTCTACCAGTCCTGGCGGACGATCGTCTGCACCAACTACATGCGCGGCGAACTGGGGCGCGCCTTCGGCTGCCCCTGGGACAAGATGGACGTTATTCCCAACGGCATCAAAGCTTCCAAAAAAGAGCGGGCCGATTTTGACCGTTGGGCGTTTCGCCGCCGCTTCGCCTATGACCACGAAAAGATTGTCTACTACGTCGGGCGGATGGCCTACGAAAAGGGCGTCCAGTTTCTGGTGGAAGCGATGCCCAAGGTGCTCTGGGAGCACCCGGATGCCAAATTCGTGATTATCGGCGGCGGCAACACCGATCACCTCCGGCGGCGGGTGGGCGAACTCGGCCTCTCGAACAAGTGCTACTTCACCGGCTTCATGCCCGACGACGATCTCGACCGCTTTCAGCAGGTGGCCGACTGTGCGGTCTTCCCGAGCCTGTACGAACCCTTTGGGATCGTGGCGCTCGAAAGCTTTGCCGCCGGGGTGCCGGTGGTGGTCTCCGACACCGGCGGCCTACCGGAGGTGGTCACCCACACCAAGACGGGCGTGGTCACCTACACCGGCAACGCCGATTCGCTTGCTTGGGGCATTCTTGAAGTGATCCGCAACCCCGGCTACGCCCAGTGGCTCAAGGACAACGCCCGCGCGGCGGTCTGGTCCCGCTTCGGCTGGGAGAGTATCGCCCGCTCGACGGTGGCAGTCTACGAGCGGGTCGCCCACGAGCGACAAAATACTCCCTGGTAG
- a CDS encoding MerR family transcriptional regulator, whose translation MVHFDNPKDRPVYIISVAAELVGMHPQTLRQYERAGLLRPYRMPGRGEGKGGKERETRLYSEHDIEQLRYIKRLTQELKVNLEGVKQIALLKEELDSRQRELDKQKQKMQQEIQRLRSKIGQLEVQIEEEV comes from the coding sequence ATGGTTCACTTCGACAATCCGAAGGACCGGCCCGTCTACATTATTTCGGTCGCGGCGGAGTTGGTCGGGATGCACCCGCAAACCCTGCGCCAGTACGAGCGGGCAGGTCTGTTACGTCCCTATCGCATGCCGGGTCGCGGCGAGGGCAAGGGCGGCAAAGAGCGCGAGACACGTCTGTATTCTGAGCACGATATCGAGCAGTTGCGCTACATCAAGCGCCTCACCCAGGAGTTAAAAGTCAACCTCGAAGGGGTGAAGCAAATTGCCCTGCTCAAAGAAGAACTCGACTCGCGTCAGCGCGAACTGGATAAGCAAAAGCAAAAGATGCAACAAGAGATCCAGCGGCTACGCTCGAAGATCGGCCAGCTGGAAGTGCAGATAGAGGAAGAAGTCTGA